The following coding sequences are from one Asterias amurensis chromosome 8, ASM3211899v1 window:
- the LOC139940764 gene encoding uncharacterized protein isoform X1 has protein sequence MFRHALLEAPKSCQGDNNGQQANKPLSTGSRIMEQVMMSNHPSYIGTQQSNIRTPSPYPSPPPPPPPPPPPAFHYPQHPVSEFQPHTQLYEGSAVPHSALMHPGTLSHYPHPPAPPQFYNLQYRGVSQNLLTSKNAVDFILDLSRWGHVSKAWQEFQRTGLPRASSLPLMMQILHGCCGQNVRDPAKWSVAYCILEEISRIPQYDCTAQCMMLIKHLLQDGQTGDPATFHLMAMNVFNNLLPMKPNMTDMNMALINRMGRMLLEQNHIHPLCDLVMGIIKRKAFNCLPSPDIINGIKKSLQKEDDLNTLQTLVTALNESQNVQETSNMEIDFENNNSTVDPARKLMDSDSKKCPSEVFEASFSIQQCTMWKDTRDTLLDLCQRRPDVARAKPVIQELMKKLVEPADMAGSKFNNFVTVFSRHFKDVNVVRVLSRLGINCLAMCCSTHQWQQAFYILDCLSTNHFPYLQELGSDILVPHPKLKLFNWDISEVWIALVAQVCLEVREPKYATQLLADPNINVSIDEEEEGSHNPLFHLSCKKLEQLVRLCVDKSAFSQSLVPLKHLHKQNHYERYTSLFNQVLFAALDSRNEAYFSIYQEMQTERALTLEKRNYRFLISVLWNTGTDYKQQYARQLHTRGFNNGIYIKFKKDQKYHEACLLFDLTAGEVNLTMESFLTDAHTLEIVAKHKQRSTCTVKLSFINNDLVLAPNSAGPRNILRLVDSYLEELTPPIKWKNSTLRAASEDVYHQSYLLDLDSVGKWLEKQGM, from the exons ATGTTCAGGCATGCTCTACTTGAAGCACCAAAGTCCTGTCAG GGGGACAACAATGgacaacaagcaaacaaaccaCTGTCTACCGGTAGTCGAATTATGGAACAGGTCATGATGTCAAATCATCCAAGTTACATTGGAACCCAACAATCCAACATCCGTACTCCATCCCCTTACCCatcccctccccctcctccacctcctccccctcctccaGCGTTCCACTATCCCCAACACCCAGTGTCTGAGTTCCAGCCTCATACCCAATTATATGAAGGTTCTGCGGTCCCCCATTCAGCCTTAATGCACCCCGGCACCTTAAGTCACTACCCGCACCCACCAGCACCTCCGCAATTTTACAACCTCCAGTATAGGGGAGTCTCTCAAAACCTTCTAACCTCAAAGAACGCTGTGGACTTCATCCTAGACCTCTCTCGCTGGGGGCATGTTAGTAAAGCCTGGCAGGAGTTCCAGAGGACTGGTCTCCCACGTGCCTCCAGCTTGCCCCTGATGATGCAGATCTTACATGGATGTTGTGGACAGAACGTAAGAGATCCTGCCAAGTGGTCT GTTGCTTATTGCATTCTTGAGGAGATCTCGCGTATCCCTCAGTATGACTGTACAGCCCAGTGTATGATGCTCATTAAACATCTCCTGCAAGATGGCCAAACTGGCGACCCAGCAACCTTCCACCTCAT GGCAATGAATGTGTTTAATAATCTATTACCGATGAAGCCCAATATGACTGATATGAACATGGCCTTAATTAATCGAATGGGGAGAATGCTTCTTGAGCAGAACCACATCCACCCTCTGTGTGACCTGGTCATGGGGATTATCAAGAGGAAAGCTTTCAATTGTTTG CCTTCCCCAGACATTATCAACGGCATCAAGAAGTCTTTGCAGAAGGAAGACGATCTCAACACTCTTCAAACACTTGTGACTGCA CTGAACGAGTCCCAGAATGTACAAGAAACATCAAATATGGAGATAGACTTTGAAAACAACAA CAGCACCGTCGATCCGGCCAGAAAACTGATGGACTCGGACAGTAAGAAGTGCCCAAGTGAGGTCTTTGAGGCATCCTTCTCCATCCAGCAGTGTACCATGTGGAAGGACACCAGAGACACCCTCTTGGATCTCTGTCAACGACGGCCGGATGTGGCCAGGGCTAAACCGGTCATCCAGGAGTTGATGAAGAAGCTTGTTGAGCCTGCCGACATGGCTGGCtccaaattcaacaattttgtgaCTGTTTTCAGTCGGCACTTCAAGGATG TGAACGTCGTTCGTGTCCTCTCCCGTCTTGGTATCAACTGCCTAGCAATGTGCTGCTCCACCCATCAATGGCAACAGGCCTTCTACATCCTGGACTGCCTCTCTACCAACCACTTCCCATACCTGCAGGAGCTCGGTTCTGACATCCTGGTCCCGCATCCCAAGTTGAAGCTCTTCAACTGGGACATCTCGGAGGTGTGGATCGCCTTGGTGGCCCAGGTGTGCCTCGAGGTCCGGGAGCCGAAATATGCAACACAGTTATTGGCAG ATCCAAACATCAATGTGTCAattgatgaagaagaagaaggcaGTCACAATCCACTGTTCCATCTCAGCTGCAAGAAGTTGGAACAGCTTGTAAGATTGTGTGTTGATAAGTCGGCCTTCTCGCAGAGTCTGGTCCCCTTGAAGCATCTTCATAAACAGAACCATT ACGAACGATATACTTCATTGTTCAACCAAGTGCTTTTCGCGGCCCTTGACAGTCGCAACGAGGCGTACTTTTCAATCTACCAGGAGATGCAGACAGAGCGAGCGCTGACGCTAGAAAAGCGCAACTATCGCTTTCTGATCAGTGTCCTATGGAACACCGGCACTGATTACAAACAGCAATATGCTCGTCAACTTCACACACGTGGCTTCAACAATGGCATCTACATTAAGTTCAAAAAGGACCAGAAATACCACGAAGCGTGCCTTTTGTTTGATTTAACAGCCGGGGAGGTGAATCTTACGATGGAAAGCTTCCTAACGGACGCCCACACTCTCGAAATTGTCGCCAAACACAAGCAACGAAGCACCTGCACTGTAAAGCTGAGCTTCATCAACAATGATCTTGTGTTGGCGCCAAACTCTGCAGGTCCGAGGAATATCTTGAGGTTGGTAGATAGCTACCTGGAGGAGTTGACTCCGCCCATCAAGTGGAAAAACTCCACATTGAGAGCTGCGAGTGAGGATGTGTACCACCAGTCATACTTGTTGGACTTGGATAGCGTCGGCAAGTGGCTGGAGAAACAAGGTATGTAA
- the LOC139940764 gene encoding uncharacterized protein isoform X2, with protein sequence MFRHALLEAPKSCQGDNNGQQANKPLSTGSRIMEQVMMSNHPSYIGTQQSNIRTPSPYPSPPPPPPPPPPPAFHYPQHPVSEFQPHTQLYEGSAVPHSALMHPGTLSHYPHPPAPPQFYNLQYRGVSQNLLTSKNAVDFILDLSRWGHVSKAWQEFQRTGLPRASSLPLMMQILHGCCGQNVRDPAKWSVAYCILEEISRIPQYDCTAQCMMLIKHLLQDGQTGDPATFHLMAMNVFNNLLPMKPNMTDMNMALINRMGRMLLEQNHIHPLCDLVMGIIKRKAFNCLPSPDIINGIKKSLQKEDDLNTLQTLVTALNESQNVQETSNMEIDFENNNTVDPARKLMDSDSKKCPSEVFEASFSIQQCTMWKDTRDTLLDLCQRRPDVARAKPVIQELMKKLVEPADMAGSKFNNFVTVFSRHFKDVNVVRVLSRLGINCLAMCCSTHQWQQAFYILDCLSTNHFPYLQELGSDILVPHPKLKLFNWDISEVWIALVAQVCLEVREPKYATQLLADPNINVSIDEEEEGSHNPLFHLSCKKLEQLVRLCVDKSAFSQSLVPLKHLHKQNHYERYTSLFNQVLFAALDSRNEAYFSIYQEMQTERALTLEKRNYRFLISVLWNTGTDYKQQYARQLHTRGFNNGIYIKFKKDQKYHEACLLFDLTAGEVNLTMESFLTDAHTLEIVAKHKQRSTCTVKLSFINNDLVLAPNSAGPRNILRLVDSYLEELTPPIKWKNSTLRAASEDVYHQSYLLDLDSVGKWLEKQGM encoded by the exons ATGTTCAGGCATGCTCTACTTGAAGCACCAAAGTCCTGTCAG GGGGACAACAATGgacaacaagcaaacaaaccaCTGTCTACCGGTAGTCGAATTATGGAACAGGTCATGATGTCAAATCATCCAAGTTACATTGGAACCCAACAATCCAACATCCGTACTCCATCCCCTTACCCatcccctccccctcctccacctcctccccctcctccaGCGTTCCACTATCCCCAACACCCAGTGTCTGAGTTCCAGCCTCATACCCAATTATATGAAGGTTCTGCGGTCCCCCATTCAGCCTTAATGCACCCCGGCACCTTAAGTCACTACCCGCACCCACCAGCACCTCCGCAATTTTACAACCTCCAGTATAGGGGAGTCTCTCAAAACCTTCTAACCTCAAAGAACGCTGTGGACTTCATCCTAGACCTCTCTCGCTGGGGGCATGTTAGTAAAGCCTGGCAGGAGTTCCAGAGGACTGGTCTCCCACGTGCCTCCAGCTTGCCCCTGATGATGCAGATCTTACATGGATGTTGTGGACAGAACGTAAGAGATCCTGCCAAGTGGTCT GTTGCTTATTGCATTCTTGAGGAGATCTCGCGTATCCCTCAGTATGACTGTACAGCCCAGTGTATGATGCTCATTAAACATCTCCTGCAAGATGGCCAAACTGGCGACCCAGCAACCTTCCACCTCAT GGCAATGAATGTGTTTAATAATCTATTACCGATGAAGCCCAATATGACTGATATGAACATGGCCTTAATTAATCGAATGGGGAGAATGCTTCTTGAGCAGAACCACATCCACCCTCTGTGTGACCTGGTCATGGGGATTATCAAGAGGAAAGCTTTCAATTGTTTG CCTTCCCCAGACATTATCAACGGCATCAAGAAGTCTTTGCAGAAGGAAGACGATCTCAACACTCTTCAAACACTTGTGACTGCA CTGAACGAGTCCCAGAATGTACAAGAAACATCAAATATGGAGATAGACTTTGAAAACAACAA CACCGTCGATCCGGCCAGAAAACTGATGGACTCGGACAGTAAGAAGTGCCCAAGTGAGGTCTTTGAGGCATCCTTCTCCATCCAGCAGTGTACCATGTGGAAGGACACCAGAGACACCCTCTTGGATCTCTGTCAACGACGGCCGGATGTGGCCAGGGCTAAACCGGTCATCCAGGAGTTGATGAAGAAGCTTGTTGAGCCTGCCGACATGGCTGGCtccaaattcaacaattttgtgaCTGTTTTCAGTCGGCACTTCAAGGATG TGAACGTCGTTCGTGTCCTCTCCCGTCTTGGTATCAACTGCCTAGCAATGTGCTGCTCCACCCATCAATGGCAACAGGCCTTCTACATCCTGGACTGCCTCTCTACCAACCACTTCCCATACCTGCAGGAGCTCGGTTCTGACATCCTGGTCCCGCATCCCAAGTTGAAGCTCTTCAACTGGGACATCTCGGAGGTGTGGATCGCCTTGGTGGCCCAGGTGTGCCTCGAGGTCCGGGAGCCGAAATATGCAACACAGTTATTGGCAG ATCCAAACATCAATGTGTCAattgatgaagaagaagaaggcaGTCACAATCCACTGTTCCATCTCAGCTGCAAGAAGTTGGAACAGCTTGTAAGATTGTGTGTTGATAAGTCGGCCTTCTCGCAGAGTCTGGTCCCCTTGAAGCATCTTCATAAACAGAACCATT ACGAACGATATACTTCATTGTTCAACCAAGTGCTTTTCGCGGCCCTTGACAGTCGCAACGAGGCGTACTTTTCAATCTACCAGGAGATGCAGACAGAGCGAGCGCTGACGCTAGAAAAGCGCAACTATCGCTTTCTGATCAGTGTCCTATGGAACACCGGCACTGATTACAAACAGCAATATGCTCGTCAACTTCACACACGTGGCTTCAACAATGGCATCTACATTAAGTTCAAAAAGGACCAGAAATACCACGAAGCGTGCCTTTTGTTTGATTTAACAGCCGGGGAGGTGAATCTTACGATGGAAAGCTTCCTAACGGACGCCCACACTCTCGAAATTGTCGCCAAACACAAGCAACGAAGCACCTGCACTGTAAAGCTGAGCTTCATCAACAATGATCTTGTGTTGGCGCCAAACTCTGCAGGTCCGAGGAATATCTTGAGGTTGGTAGATAGCTACCTGGAGGAGTTGACTCCGCCCATCAAGTGGAAAAACTCCACATTGAGAGCTGCGAGTGAGGATGTGTACCACCAGTCATACTTGTTGGACTTGGATAGCGTCGGCAAGTGGCTGGAGAAACAAGGTATGTAA